The Streptomyces rubrogriseus genomic sequence TCGAGGCGTTGTTGGTGTACGAGGCGGCGGTCGTCGCGTCGCCCTTCTCCCAGGCCGTGAAGAACTTCTCGCTGGTCTCCGCGACTTCGTCCTTGTCCGGCGGCCCGCTCTTGGCCTCCGACCCGGACGACCCGCCGCCCCCGTCCAGCGCCGACACCACGTTGTAGGCGCCGTACCCGGCACCGCCCACCATCACGGCGAACACGCCGCCTATGACGGCGACCTTCACCCCCCTGCCCACGGCAGTCCCCTCCCCGTCAGACCTTCCGCCCGCCTTCTTGAACGCGTTCAGAAGTAGTTGTAGGTGCACTCTATGCGCAGGGGGTGACCAGCGGTACGGGTGTTTCCGTTTGGTGGCCTAAAGGAGACCGGGGCGGGGTGCCGGCGGGATCGGCATGGTCGATCTCACGGGCCGGCCCGGCCAATCCGGGCCAGGAGCCGTCTCCTTGTGTGTCACATGCGGGCGAGGATCTCGGTCTTCTTGGTCAGGAACTCTTCCTCCGACAGGATCCCCGCGTCTCGCAGCTCCGCCAGTTGCCGCAACTGCTCGACAGGCGTACTCGCCTGCCGCGAGGGGGCCGCCTCCCGAACCGGGTGAGCGGTGGCGGAAGGGGCCTGACCGGGTGCGGGAACCTTTCCGAGTACCAAGTCGGTGAGGAGCGCCTTGACGGCGGGAGCCGAGTCGTGCGGGACCCGGAAGCCGATCGTGTTGCCCGAAGCCACCACGACCACCTTGGTGTAGAGCAGGCCGTCCCGCTTCGTCACCACGCTGGAGATGCTCTTGACCGGAATCATCTCGGTGCCTGCCTTGGAGCTACGGACCCCCGTGGCGAGGAGCGATGCGCCACCGGTCAGGAAGCCCGCCGTGAGCTTCTTGGCGCTCATGCCGCCCCGGGCCCACTCGACCCGGTCGTGATAGATGGTCACGTCGGCGTTCTTGCCTTCGATGTGGCTCTTGAAGGTCATCAGTGCGTCACTGGACATGAAGGTGCTCCTGGGGTCAGTACGGCGTGGTACATGCCGCGTACAACCAGACACGCATCTGTAGGTGAAAGTTGTACGAAAACTGGCGGCCATTCGGCCCACGCCGACGTGTCTGCCCAGCTAGACCCACGTATCGAGCCACATCCGGGCCCGCCACTCCTCCATCGGGATCGCCGTGCCCGTGTACAGGGGCCAGAAGTAGATGAAGTTCCACGCGATGAGGAGCACCAGGACGCCCGCTCCCGTCGCGCCCGCCACTCTGCGGGTGTCGGTGCAGCCCGGGCGGCCGATGATCGCCCCCAGGAGCATGGCCACCGCCAGGCACAGGAACGGCAGGAAGACGACCGCGTAGAAGAGGAAGATCGTGCGCTCCTGGTACATGAACCAGGGGAGGTAGCCGGCCGCCACGCCGCAGGCGATGGCGCCCGCGCGCCAGTCGCGCCGGAAGAGCCAGCGCCACAGGACGTACAGCAGGGCGAAGCAGCCCACCCACCACAGGAGGGGGGTGCCCAGGGCCAGGACCTCGCGGGCGCACTTCTCGCCCGCGTCCACCGGGCAGCCGTCCGAGCCCGCCGACGGGGACTCGTAGAAGTAGGAGACCGGGCGGCCCAGGACGATCCAGCTCCAGGGGTTCGACTGGTAGGTGTGCGGCGAGGTCAGGTGGGTGTGGAACTCCAGCACCTGGGTCTCGTAGTGCCACAGGCTGCGCCACCAGTCGGGGAAGAGCCACGACCAGGAGCTGTCCGCGCCGTCCTTCGTGGCCCAGTCGCGGTAGTAGCCGCCGGTGCCGTCGGAGGGCGAGAGGATCCAGCCGAGCCACGACAGGAGGTAGGTGGCCAGGGCGACCGGGACGGTGGAGAGGAAGGCCCGGCCAAGGTCGTGGCGGAGTACGGCGCGGTAGGGGCGGTGGGCGCCCGCGACGCGGCGGGAGCCGACGTCCCACAGCACCGCCATCACGCAGAAGGCCGCCATGATGTAGAGGCCGTTCCACTTGGTGGCCGCCGCCAGGCCCAGCATCAGGCCCGCCGCCAGGCGCCAGGGGCGCCACCCGAGGCGGAGGGTCTCCGCGACGTGCGCGTCGGGGCGGA encodes the following:
- a CDS encoding SHOCT domain-containing protein; the encoded protein is MSSDALMTFKSHIEGKNADVTIYHDRVEWARGGMSAKKLTAGFLTGGASLLATGVRSSKAGTEMIPVKSISSVVTKRDGLLYTKVVVVASGNTIGFRVPHDSAPAVKALLTDLVLGKVPAPGQAPSATAHPVREAAPSRQASTPVEQLRQLAELRDAGILSEEEFLTKKTEILARM
- a CDS encoding dolichyl-phosphate-mannose--protein mannosyltransferase, with the protein product MTSTASSTDTLHDQAPHDERPTWQQRLRRFGYPAGPATGDVRDRLVPPYTSPSPRLWAFLGLSKPLTDRMIRWSAWGGPLLVALLAGVLRFWNLGSPKAVIFDETYYAKDAWALIHRGFEVNWDKNANDLILNSGGDVPIPTDAAYVVHPPVGKYVIGLGELLFGFDPFGWRFMTALLGTLSVLLLCRIGRRLFRSTFLGCLAGALMALDGLHFVMSRTALLDSVLMFFVLAAFGCLVVDRDKARSRLAAALPVDEDGRVRPDAHVAETLRLGWRPWRLAAGLMLGLAAATKWNGLYIMAAFCVMAVLWDVGSRRVAGAHRPYRAVLRHDLGRAFLSTVPVALATYLLSWLGWILSPSDGTGGYYRDWATKDGADSSWSWLFPDWWRSLWHYETQVLEFHTHLTSPHTYQSNPWSWIVLGRPVSYFYESPSAGSDGCPVDAGEKCAREVLALGTPLLWWVGCFALLYVLWRWLFRRDWRAGAIACGVAAGYLPWFMYQERTIFLFYAVVFLPFLCLAVAMLLGAIIGRPGCTDTRRVAGATGAGVLVLLIAWNFIYFWPLYTGTAIPMEEWRARMWLDTWV